The nucleotide sequence TTGTGCGCTTGTTGCATCCATCTCACTGGTTGCCGGGGCCTCGCTGGCGCAAGCTCAGACAATTGGAGCGACAAAAGAGCAGGCCACTACCGTCTCAAAGGGGTGGAGTATCACAAAGGACATCATGAAAAAGGATGTATTCACTGAGGACAAGGAAAAACTGGGCAGCATTGAAGACATCATTGTAACGCCCAGCGAAGGCCTTTCGTATGCAGTTGTGAGTACAGGCGGATTCCTTGGCATGGGCAAACACGACATCGTTGTTCCGCTCAACCAGTTCAAGGTGATGGATTCGCGCTTTATCTTGCCCGGCGCGACCAAAGAAACAATCAAGGCAATGCCCGAATTCAATTACGAAAAGTAAAAGGTGCTGATCGCAACGTGCCCGCTGCGGAGAGCATTTGAGTAAAAGATCGAGGGCATTTTTTGCCAGCTGCGCAGAAAATGCTCTCAAACACAAACATAACACTGTATTGCACGTTAACACGGAAAAATACCATGAAAAACAGCAAAGTCAGAAACAAGTTTAAAGAAATAAGCGGCCATGCAAAAGAAGTTGTTGGCAAAATAACAGGAGACAAACAACTTGAGCTGGAGGGAAATGTGCAGAAGAACGTCAGCAAGATCAGCGCTTCGTATAATGATATCAAGGACAGTATAAAAGAGTCACGCGATGATTAAAAGTTTTTCATGAGTCACTGCACGACTGCATAAACTGTAAACAAGGAATTTGCATTGTCATGAAGAATCTATGCGCTGATTTATTTGTTGCTCTCATCTTCACTCTTGGTTTGGCGTTTGCCATGTCAACAATGCAGGATGCGTCCGCAGCAAGCAATGACTTGCCT is from Desulfovibrio desulfuricans and encodes:
- a CDS encoding PRC-barrel domain-containing protein, coding for MLIAWQASFPPMRMQVQSNYYRESNMYFFKKIMICALVASISLVAGASLAQAQTIGATKEQATTVSKGWSITKDIMKKDVFTEDKEKLGSIEDIIVTPSEGLSYAVVSTGGFLGMGKHDIVVPLNQFKVMDSRFILPGATKETIKAMPEFNYEK
- a CDS encoding CsbD family protein, whose amino-acid sequence is MKNSKVRNKFKEISGHAKEVVGKITGDKQLELEGNVQKNVSKISASYNDIKDSIKESRDD